In Sphaeramia orbicularis chromosome 5, fSphaOr1.1, whole genome shotgun sequence, a genomic segment contains:
- the dram2b gene encoding DNA damage-regulated autophagy modulator protein 2b, which translates to MWWFQQGLCFLPAALVVWTSASFVFAYVTAVLLRHVDPLVPYISDTGTMAPEKCVFGLMLDVSAFLGMATVYVRYKQVEALTGETELRLLRLNRFGLSLGIISSFGMCVVANFQKTTLFAMHLVGAVLTFGVGALYILVQTLLSFYMQPHVHSKTMFRVRLSVGVWTFSSIISMFVSSVIMYSSLPGVDVPHKLHWTPGETGYTAHMISTVSEWSLAFSFISFFLTYIRDFQKIDLRAEADIQCDHLYDRPPGGVVTASFRHKDDTSESSPLLGRPS; encoded by the exons ATGTGGTGGTTCCAGCAGGGTTTGTGTTTCCTGCCGGCGGCGCTCGTTGTCTGGACGTCAGCGTCCTTCGTGTTTGCGTACGTCACGGCAGTTCTGCTGAGACATGTGGATCCTCTGGTTCCGTACATCAG TGACACGGGGACGATGGCGCCTGAGAAGTGTGTGTTCGGCCTCATGCTGGATGTGTCGGCCTTTTTag GTATGGCCACAGTGTATGTGCGTTACAAACAGGTGGAGGCTCTGACAGGTGAGACGGAGCTCCGCCTCCTCAGACTGAACCGCTTCGGGCTGTCGTTGGGCATCATCAGCTCCTTCGGGATGTGTGTGGTCGCAAACTTCCAG AAGACCACCCTGTTCGCCATGCACCTGGTGGGGGCGGTGCTAACCTTCGGGGTCGGAGCGCTCTACATCCTGGTTCAGACTCTGCTGTCCTTCTACATGCAGCCCCACGTCCACAGCAAGACCATGTTCCGGGTCCGGCTCAGCGTCGGGGTCTGGACCTTCAGCTCCATCATCAGCA TGTTCGTGTCGTCGGTCATCATGTACAGCAGCCTGCCCGGGGTCGACGTCCCTCACAAACTGCACTGGACGCCCGGAGAGACG GGGTACACGGCTCATATGATCAGCACCGTGTCCGAGTGGTCGCTGGCCTTCTCCTTCATCAGCTTCTTCCTCACCTACATCAGAGACTTTCAG aaaatcgaCCTGCGAGCAGAGGCCGACATCCAGTGCGACCACCTGTACGACCGGCCACC